GCCGAGCCGGTCCGTGCCGGGGATCCACACGACCCGGTACACCGTGTCCCCGTCGAGCACGGGCGTGGGCCGCGGGCTCATCGGACGGCCGCCGCGGAGTCGGTCGCGCCGGCCGCGACGAGTCGTTCGAGGAGGCGGCGAGCGGCCAGGCCACCGGTGTCGATGTTGATGCTGAGCTCCTGCGTCCCGGCCGGTTCGGAGGCGATGACCTGCTCCAGCCTGTTCAGGGCGACGACGTCCTGGAGGACCACGGTCCGGTTGTTCTCGTACAGGAAGTCGGTGACCGCCTGGTCGTCCAGGGCGAAGTCGCGGGCCACGGCCCAGAAGTCGTGGGTGGTGGTCCCGGTTTCGGGCGTGATGGCGTAGACGACCTCGACGTGGAAGGCGCCCGGGTCGCTGCCGTCCACGCCCGGGCCGGGTGTGCCGACGGGGGCGACGCGCGAGTGCAGCAGGTACAGGCAGGGGGCGTGGTACTCGATGTCCTGCCAGCGCGTGATGCGGCCGTCGATGCCGGTGGACCTGGCGTAGAACGGCGGGCAGTCCGCGTCGTCCATGTGGCGGCTGACCCGGACGACGCCGGCCTTCTCGTCGACCTCGGTGGTGATGGGGGTCTCGGCGACCTCGGGGGTGCCGATGTAGCCGCCGTGCAGGTACGTCTCGTGGGACAGGTCGAGCAGGTTGTCGACGAGGAGGCCGTAACGGGCCGCCAGCGGTTCCATGCCGCTGATGGTGGTGTAGCCGGGCGAGTCCAGCCAGGGGGCGCGGGGGATGAGCGCCTCGTCGGCCTTTTCCTTGTCACCGATCCACACCCACACGAAGGAGTCCTGCTCCTTGACGGGGTAGGAGGCGAGCCGGGCGGTGCGCGGCACACGCCTCTGGCCGGGCACCCGCACGCACACGCCGTCGGCTCCGTAGGTGAAGCCGTGGTAGCCGCAGACGACCGTGTCGCCGTCCAGCCGGCTCGGCTTCTCGGAGAGCGGGAAACGGCGGTGTACGCAGCGTTCGGCCATGGCGGTGACCTCGCCTGCCTCCGTACGCCAGAAGAGGATCGGCTCGCCGCACACGGTCCGGGTGAACAACTCCCTCCCGATCTCGCTGCCGTAGGCGGCCACGTACCACTGGTCGCGCGCGAATGACGTCGTCGTCATCGTCATCTCCTCCGGGGATTCAGGGATTTCGGACGCCACTGCCCCATGACCCGGGAGGCCGGAGCGGGCGCCGCGGGTTCTCCAGAGTGCTGCGGACACGGGCCTGTGCACAGGGCGCCTTCCGCTGGCCGGAAGACCCTCGTCCCGTACTGAACGGCGACGCGTCCCCGGCTGATCCGACGCACGGTATCCGGCCAGGTCCGATGGGTTTGTGCCATTCGTCGGCAACCGGCCGCCAACGTCATGCGGGCGCCGCTACACAAGAACGCTGGGACGGCGTTTCCGCCGTCTCGCCGTAAGGATGGCCGGACGGCGGGGAGGTCTGGACGGTTGCTGACCATCGACGTGGCGGTGCTGCTCGCGGACGTCGTCCTGCCGTCGGGCGTCCTGATCGCCCCGGCTCCGGCGGCTCGGGGCGTCCTCCTCGAAAAGCTCGCGAGCGGCGTCACGCGGGCCGGCCGGTGAGTCCGCGCACCCGCCGAGTCCGGGCGGCGAAGGCCGGGCGCCCGTCGGCCCGGCGGCGTTCCCGCGGGCCGGGCCGGGGGCGGGGGCGGCAGCGCGCCGAGGACCGGCTGATCGGCCTTCTGGTGGCCGTGGTCTTCGCCGTCGCCCTGGCGGTGACCGTCGTCAACTGGCTGCTCGTCCACTGGTGGGTCCTGGCCGTTGCCGGCGGGCTCGCGGTGCCGGCCGGCGGTGGCTGGCTGTACCACAGGCGGCAGAGGGCGCGGTGGGCGGCGGTCCGCGCACAAGGCCTGCGCTACGGACTCGCCCAGCTGGACGCCCTGCACCACACCCGGTTCGAGTACGCGGTACGCGACTTGATGCGTCGCGACGGCTGCCAGGACGCGGTGCGCGTCGGGGGCGGCGGCGACCTGGGCGCCGACGTCAAGGCCACCGACCCCTACGGCAGGCGCTGGGTGATCCAGTGCAAACACCGCCGCGACGGCCTCGCCGGCTCCGCCGTGGGCACACCGGACCTCCAGGTCCTCAACGGCACGGCGCGCCAGGTCCACGGCGCCGACATCGCGGTCATCGTCACCAACGGACGCGTCACCGCACCCGCCGTCGACTTCGCCGAGCAGCAGCGCCTCCACGTGGTCGACCGCCGTACCCTCGGAGTCTGGGCGTCCGGCTCACGCCCGCTGTGGGAACTGCTGCGCGCCGTCCCACCGCCCCGCAAGCCGACGACCCGCTCCTGAAGCGCGGCCCGCTGCCTGCCTGTTCGCCCCTTTGGTGAAGGTGTCGCCCCCGGCCGGCGAGCCCTGGCGTCCTCGTCCCCAACGCCTCGCCGTCGGATCCCACTCGCACCCCACACCATCGGAACCGCCCTCCCAGAGGCCCGGCTAGGGTGGCCGAGGGGGATACGGCACATCGTCGGCAAGGAGTCGTCGTGCGGACACCGCTGTCCTGGTTAGCCCGTCGCCACACCTGGGGGCCGCGCAGTCTGCGCACGGCCGCGGTGACGTCCGTGGTGGCAGCCGTGTTGATCATCGTCACCGGGGGTGTCGTACGGGTCACGGGGTCGGGGCTCGGCTGCCCGGAGTGGCCCTCGTGCACCGGCCAGAGCCTGGCGCCCACGGCCGAGATGGGAGTGCACGGTGCGATCGAGTTCGGCAACAGGCTGCTGACCGGTGCGCTGTGCGCGGTGGTCGGCTGGCTCATCATCGCCGCACGGCTGCAACGTGATCCCTCGCGCCCGGTACTGCGCGGGGCATGGGCCCAGTTCTGGGTCGTCGTCCTCAACGCCGTCGTCGGCGGCGTCACGGTGTGGCTGCGGCTCAGCCCGTACATCGTCGCCGCTCACTTCCTCGCCGCCGCGCTGTTGCTGGCCACGGCGACGGTCACCTGGGTACGCGTGCGGCGGCTGGATCACGAGGTGCCCGCGCCGGTGGTTCCGTCGCGGCGTGCCGTCACCTTTGAGCCGACTGCTGCTCGCCGGGACAGCCGTACTGCTCGTCGCGGGCACCGCGGTCACCGGTTCCGGGCCCCACGCCGGCGACTCCTCCGACGTGGACCGGATGCCGTTCGACTGGGCGGGCGTCACCGTCGTGCACGGTGTGCTCGCCGCGGGGTGCCTCGTCGTGGGCGGCCTGCTGTTCGCCGCGCTGCCCGGCGGTTCCCCGGCCCGCGGGCGTGCCGGTGTGTTCTTGGCCGTCTTCGTGGCGCAGGGGGCTGTCGGGGTGTTCCAGTCGCTGGCCTCCTTGCCCTCGGTGGCGGTCATCCTGCATCTGTGCGGGTCCGCCCTGGTCTGGGCCGGAGCGGTCCGTGTCGCCCTGGCGGTGCATCAGCACCGCACAACCGTGCCGGTCGCCGAGGGGCCCTCCCCGCGGCTCGCGCGGCCCACGGCGGTCGCCGACACGTGAAGAGTGAGCGGCCCCGGGGCCGGGCCGCCCGGACTCGCCGTCACGCTCGGCACGTACGCGTGCTCGTGGTCAACCGCGGTCCGACGGCGAGAACCCGCACAGCGCCGCGGATGCGAGAAGGTGCCGCTCAGCTCCTTCTTCCCGCCAGGGCCTCCTCGGCCTGGCGGGCGCGCCAGGCCTCGATCGTTTCCTGTTGCCGCCGGGCTCGTTCCAGCAGGGTGGCGAGCCGGGCGGGGTCCAGGCGCTCGTCGGTGGTGCCGAGGCGGGACAGGACCTGCCAGCAGGCCGTTTTCCCCTCGACCCCCAGCCGCAGGGCCTCCAGGTCCAGGACGGTGCCGAGGGGTGAGGGACGCACCAGGTGGCCGTTGGGCTTGAGCCGTCCCAGTTTCTCGGCCGCCCAGCCCGCGCACACCTTGTAACGGCGGACGGGGACGCCGAGGTCCCTCATGATGTCCAGCAGCGCGGTCCGGTCCTCGGCGATCTCGGCCGCCACGGGCTCGATGGCGCGACCGAGCGCGGAACCGCGGGCGGTGCGCGCCAGGCGGGCGGCACGGTCGGTACCGGCGGTGGCGCCGGCCAGGTGGTCGTTGAGGTAGATGCCGAGCAGCCTCATGTCGGCACCTCGTCCGGTGGGGCGGCGCTGGTCGGCGCCGGAGTACGCGAGGGCGTTCATCTGTGCTGCCTCCTTCTGTCGCGGTGGCGGATTCCGCACGCGCGCGGCGGATCGGATCACCGTGGGGCCGGGCGTTCGCGAGCACCGTCGGCTCACGGCTCGGCCTCGCTCCCGTCCGGGCCGCTCACCACGGTGAGCAGGTCGTCCCGTGCGGCCAGGGCGTCCAGGGAGAGCGTGCGGTAGCCGACCTCGTCGAAGAGTACGGTGATGCGGTCGCCCTCCTCGCTCAGTACGGTGCCGCCGCCCCACTCCCCGTGCCGTACCGCGGCTCCCGGCGGATAGGCGCCGGCGTCCGGATGCCGCTGGGTGCCGGTCGCGTCGCCATCGCCGCTCTCCGGCTGGTCGCACGTGTCGCAGTTGCCGCAGGGGGCCTCGTACTCCTCCCCGAAGTAGCCCAGGAGGAAGCGCCGCCGGCAGCCGGTGGTCTCGGCGTACGCCCGTGCCATGTCCACGCGTGAACGGTCCATGCGCTTGTGGGCCTCGGCGGTGTCCACGGCGCGGCGCACCGCGCGTGACGGTGTCGTGCCCCGGACCGGCCGGATGGCACCCGAGGCGTCCGTGACCAGGGCACCGGCCTCCTCCAGCAGGTTCACGGCCGCGGTGACCCTGGCGCGCGACAGGTCGGTGTCCCGGCGCAGTCCGGCGACGTCCGGTGGCGCGTCGCGGTGGGCGTGGACCGCCCGTACGACCGCGTCCACGGCCTCCGGGCGGGGCGTGCGGCTGGTGAAGTACGCCTGCATCCCCGTGTCCTCGGCGCGGTAGTGCAGTACGGCGAGGGCGGGCCGTCCGTCGCGGCCGCAGCGCCCGATCTCCTGGTAGTAGGCGTCCAGGGAGCCCGGCAGCGACGCGTGCAGCACGAACCGCACGTTCTCCTTGTCGATGCCCATCCCGAAGGCCGAGGTGGCCGCCACGACATCCAGGTCGCCGGAGAGGAACGCCTCGTGGGTCCGGCGGCGTTCGGCGGCGCGCAGGCCCGCGTGGTAGGCGCCGGCCGCGAAACCGAGGGAGGCCAGCTGAGCGGCGTACGACTCGCTGTCCTTGCGCGTCGCCGCGTAGACGATGCCGGGCTTGGGAGCGGCCGCGGCGTCCTCGACGACGCGGGAGCGCCGTTCGTCGTCGTCCAGGTGACGGCGCACGTCGAGCCTGATGTTGGGCCGGTCGAACCCGGTGACGAGCTGCCGCGGCCGGTCCATGCCGAGCCGTTCGACGATGTCCTGCCGTACCGGAGGCGCGGCGGTCGCCGTGAGCGCGAGGACGGGCGGACGGCCCAGCCCGCGTACGGCCTGGGCCAGGCGCAGGTAGTCGGGCCGGAAGTCGTGGCCCCAGGAAGACACGCACTGGGCCTCGTCCACCACGAAGAGGGCCGGGCGCGCCTCGGCCAGCCGCTGTACGACGTCGTCCTTGGCCAGTTGCTCCGGGGACAGGTAGACGTACCGCACCGACCCTTCGCGCACCGCCGCCCAGGCGTCCTCGGTCCCGGCCGCGCCGAGGTCGGAGTTGACGGCGACGGCGCCCGGGCCGCGCTCGCCGCCGGGCAGTCCCGCGATCTGGTCCCGTTGCAGGGCCAGCAGCGGAGACACGACGACGACCGGCCCGGCCAGCAGCAGGGCGGGGACCTGGTACACGGCGGACTTGCCCGATCCGGTCGGCATGACGACGAGACAGTCCCGTCCCTCCAGCACCCACTCCATGGCGGTGAGCTGTCCGGGACGCAGCTCCTTCCAGCCGAACACCTCGGCGGCCGTCTCCCGGAGCCGTCCGGCCCGCCGACCGGCGGCACCGCGGGCATCGCCGGCGCCGCCCGCACCGTCGGCACCCCGGCCAGCGCGGGCCGGTGGTCCTTTCCCGGTCATGGCGTGCTCCTCGCTCGGTGGCAGGGCCGTTTCCGGGTACCCCGGGCCGGTCCGGCGACGCGCGGGTGCCCGCACGGTCAGGTGCCCAGCTGCCGCTGCAGCCAGTCGGCGGCGGCGCGGCGGAAGAGGCGGCGGTTGTCGGCGCGGAGGAACTCGTGTCCTTCGTCGGGCAGGGTGAGCAGTTCGGCGGTGACACCGCGTTCGCGTGCCGCCCGTACGAACTGCTCCGACTCCCCCGGCGGCACATTGGTGTCGTGCTCCCCGTGCACGGCGAGCACCGGTGCCCGCAGTGCGTCGACGCGGCTCATCGGTGACAGCGCCCGCAGCAGTTCGCGGTCGCGTTCGGGATGGCCGTACTTGTGGGCCGCCGACTGGGCGATCCAGGGTTCGGTGCCCTCGAAGAACGTCGCGAGGTCCGACATGCCGCACACCGCGATCCCGGTGCGGAAGAGGTCCGGGTGCCAGACCAGGGAGGCGAAGGTGAGGTAGCCGCCGTAGGAACGTCCCATCACCGCCAGCCGCGCGGGGTCGGCCAGGCCGGACAGCACGGCGTGGGCGGCGCAGTCCGCCACGTCGTCGATCGCGGCGAACCGTCCCCTGCCCAGGTCCGCGTCGACGAACGACCGGCCGTATCCGGACGACCCGCGGACATCGGGTGC
This sequence is a window from Streptomyces rubradiris. Protein-coding genes within it:
- a CDS encoding RecQ family ATP-dependent DNA helicase — translated: MTGKGPPARAGRGADGAGGAGDARGAAGRRAGRLRETAAEVFGWKELRPGQLTAMEWVLEGRDCLVVMPTGSGKSAVYQVPALLLAGPVVVVSPLLALQRDQIAGLPGGERGPGAVAVNSDLGAAGTEDAWAAVREGSVRYVYLSPEQLAKDDVVQRLAEARPALFVVDEAQCVSSWGHDFRPDYLRLAQAVRGLGRPPVLALTATAAPPVRQDIVERLGMDRPRQLVTGFDRPNIRLDVRRHLDDDERRSRVVEDAAAAPKPGIVYAATRKDSESYAAQLASLGFAAGAYHAGLRAAERRRTHEAFLSGDLDVVAATSAFGMGIDKENVRFVLHASLPGSLDAYYQEIGRCGRDGRPALAVLHYRAEDTGMQAYFTSRTPRPEAVDAVVRAVHAHRDAPPDVAGLRRDTDLSRARVTAAVNLLEEAGALVTDASGAIRPVRGTTPSRAVRRAVDTAEAHKRMDRSRVDMARAYAETTGCRRRFLLGYFGEEYEAPCGNCDTCDQPESGDGDATGTQRHPDAGAYPPGAAVRHGEWGGGTVLSEEGDRITVLFDEVGYRTLSLDALAARDDLLTVVSGPDGSEAEP
- a CDS encoding restriction endonuclease; translation: MSPRTRRVRAAKAGRPSARRRSRGPGRGRGRQRAEDRLIGLLVAVVFAVALAVTVVNWLLVHWWVLAVAGGLAVPAGGGWLYHRRQRARWAAVRAQGLRYGLAQLDALHHTRFEYAVRDLMRRDGCQDAVRVGGGGDLGADVKATDPYGRRWVIQCKHRRDGLAGSAVGTPDLQVLNGTARQVHGADIAVIVTNGRVTAPAVDFAEQQRLHVVDRRTLGVWASGSRPLWELLRAVPPPRKPTTRS
- a CDS encoding aromatic ring-hydroxylating dioxygenase subunit alpha gives rise to the protein MTTTSFARDQWYVAAYGSEIGRELFTRTVCGEPILFWRTEAGEVTAMAERCVHRRFPLSEKPSRLDGDTVVCGYHGFTYGADGVCVRVPGQRRVPRTARLASYPVKEQDSFVWVWIGDKEKADEALIPRAPWLDSPGYTTISGMEPLAARYGLLVDNLLDLSHETYLHGGYIGTPEVAETPITTEVDEKAGVVRVSRHMDDADCPPFYARSTGIDGRITRWQDIEYHAPCLYLLHSRVAPVGTPGPGVDGSDPGAFHVEVVYAITPETGTTTHDFWAVARDFALDDQAVTDFLYENNRTVVLQDVVALNRLEQVIASEPAGTQELSINIDTGGLAARRLLERLVAAGATDSAAAVR